The genomic region CAAGGTTGAAGTTTGCTATTTTAAGTGCTTTAGAATGTATAATAATTCCATGTTTTGAATCAACAATACCAGGAACAGAAATACCTATACCATACATATTTTCATCAATATTCTGATTTATAACTTTTAAAATTTCTTCTGTAATATTTTCTTCTAAAATTTCTTTATTTATTCTCTCCTTTTTTATCACTTCACCATTTAAATACGTAATAACATACTCAATTCCATCTTGCTCTACAGACATTCCAAGTATTTTACCAGCTGTGTAGTTGAGTGATAAAATATTTGTTTTCCTTCCGCCTTGTGGCGAAGCATCTGTTTCGCCTATTTTATTAACTAAATTTATTTCTTTTAATTTATTTAATGTTCTGGAAACTGTGGATTTTTCTAATTTCGTTTTTTTAGATATTTCCATTAATGAGGTTTTTTCATTTTTCCAAAGAAAGTTAAGAATTTTTATTAATGAATCAGTTATTTTTATCATCATTTTTCACCTCTTTTAATTAGTTGGTTGTTTCAATCAACTAATTAATTTATAACATAATTTTAGTAATATTTAAAATGATATTATAGAAGTTTAGAAAGATACAGAAGCAATTAAAAGTAAATAATTAGAAATATCGTTAAATTTATTATGTTTATAAATGTTAACATGTATTAAAAAAACCAGGCATAATGCCTGGTCATATTTTTTCAATAATATATTTATCAATATTTCTTTTTTCTGAATCTATGTTTATTCCTATTATGTATATTTCTTTTTCATTATTTTTACTCATATATTTTTCATAATATTTCTTTTCTTTTATTTGTTCTATTGCTTCTTTTGCACTTTTATCTAATTTTATTTCAAAAAGATATATTTTGTCATTGTGTTCTAATACTAAGTCACTTCTTCCAAGATTTGTCAGTTCTTCTGCTGTTACGTTTAATCCTGCTGATGCTAATATTGTATATATTAATGAGTGATAATAACTTTCTCTTTTTTGATGTAAGTTATACGGTATTGCACTTATTATCCTTTTTATTTCTTCTATTATTTCTTCTATTTCATTTGTTTCTATTTTTTCATATATTTTATTTTCTATCTCTTCTATTTCCTCTAATCCATAATTTGCTTCTAATATTAATTCTGAAAAGCTATTTTTTACTTCTATGTTTGGATAGTCTAATATGTATTTTTTTCTTAGTCCATATCTTTTTATTCCTTTAAATGTTAAATAACCAGCCTGTGCGAAGAATATGTTTGCTTTTGCATCTTCTATTTCTCTTGTTGAGAAATCCATTGCACTTACTGGATATTTTGTTAATTCTTCATAGGTTACTTTTTTACCTTTTATATATTCATATATGAATGATGGTGATCCACTTTCAAACCAGTAATTTTGAAATTCTTTTTTTTGAAAGAATTTTAATATTGAAAATGGATTATATACAAAGTGTTCCCCATCAAATGAAAATCCGTTATAATATTTTTTCATTTCCTGTAATAGTTCTTTTTCTGTTATTTTTAGTTTTTCTGCTGTTTCTTTTATATATTCTTTAAAGTAACTTTCTAACTCTTCTTGTGTATAACCTAACATTTGTGAATAATCATTATCCAATGATATATCATTTAAATTATTCAATGCTGAAAATACTCCTGTTTTTGTGAATTTTGTTATTCCAGTTAGAAAAACGAATTTTATATATTCATCCCTGGATTTGATTGTTACATAGAAATCTCTTAGTATTTCTCTATATCTTTCTGCTTTTTCTTTGTTATTTATATTATCTAATATCGGTTTTTCATATTCATCTACTAATATTACTACTTTTCCTTTTTTGGAAAGTTTTATTATTAATTCATCAAATGCAAATTTATAATCTTCTTCTATTATTTCTACATTATTCCTTTGACCTTCTTGTTTTATTAATTTTGTCAAACTTTTTTTAAATCTTTCTTCATTATCTGTTGCTGCTAATAGAACGTTTAATCTTATTATTGGATATTCTTTGAATTCCCATTTGTCATATATGTATGTATCTTTAAATAATTCTTTTTCTCCATTGAATATGTAATATAATGTCGATATTGTTAAGCTCTTCCCAAATCTTCTTGGGCGAGATAGAAATATTGGCACTTCTGAGCTTATTAAGTTATATATATATTTTGTTTTATCTACATATATATAATTACCTTCTATTATTTTTTTATAATCCTGTATCCCTATTGGTAATTTTTTCATCGATTCCACCTCCGATTCAATTATACCATATAAAAATAAAATGAGGCTTTCACCTCATTTTAGTACTTTGACTACAAACCGTAAGGAGTTCTTACGAACTCCTCTTAAATTAACTCTTTTAATTCCTCTATATTTTTTAAATCTTCTGGTATGTTATAAAAATTATATTCGAATTTTGGATAAATTTCAGTATTCCAAAAAATTGGTTTTTCCAATTCTTCTTTTAACTCTGTTTTGAAAAAATAATCAGAAATATATTCGGATAAAATATAAAAAGTATTGTCTTCATATGCAACTATATCTTCCTCAAATAATTTATTTATTCTATGAAAAATTGATTCCAAACTTTTCTCATCTAATTTATTCTTTATAGTTATCATTACAAAAATGAATTCTTCATATTTTTCAAAAAAGTCTTCGAGAGATTTAAGTAAAAATGTTTTATTATATAATATACCATTTGAAATCTTTGAATTATTTAAAAGCTTCTCTTTAATTTTTAAGTTTCTCTTGTCTTTTATATTTTCATATATATGTCCCATAAACTTAGCAAAAAGTTTAGCAATATTAATTATCTCACCATCGATAAATATATTTTTTTCTGAATAATTGTCTATATTCAAAAATCCTACAACTTCATTTTTTACTAAAATTGGAACTGAAAGATACGATTTTAATCTTAATAAGTTTCCACCTTTTACTAATAAATCTAATTGTTCTGTTGTTTCCCTTTCAATTCGAGAAGTAATAATGTGAGCTCCATGAAATTTTTCTTCAAAAATATGATTCTTTTTGAATCTAATATCTTTTAATATATTCATATTATGACCTTTGACAGCAACATATCTAAAATATCCATCATCATCTCTTAAAATAACACTGCCTGTAGTTAATCTACTATCAAAATCCATTATGGATATTAATATATATTCGAATATATTTTTCATATCTAAAAATTCATTATATTCTTTTTCAGAAATCATTTCAAATACTTTTGAAAAAATATTTATGAATTTTCTATTAATTATTTTAACCATCCCCATATAAAAATTTATTTATATTTATTATATCAATAATTACATGGTTTTGTCAAATTAAAAAAATATAATTCTAATTTTTAACATAAATAACATAAAACTCCCGAAGGAGTTTTATTCTTCAAGTTCTTCTATTGAATTTTCAAGCGTATGCCACGCAAGTGTAAAACATTTTACCCTAAGTGGAAACTTTGATATTTCAGAATATACAGCTACATTTCCAATTATTTCTTCATTAAATT from Marinitoga aeolica harbors:
- a CDS encoding ATP-binding protein, which gives rise to MKKLPIGIQDYKKIIEGNYIYVDKTKYIYNLISSEVPIFLSRPRRFGKSLTISTLYYIFNGEKELFKDTYIYDKWEFKEYPIIRLNVLLAATDNEERFKKSLTKLIKQEGQRNNVEIIEEDYKFAFDELIIKLSKKGKVVILVDEYEKPILDNINNKEKAERYREILRDFYVTIKSRDEYIKFVFLTGITKFTKTGVFSALNNLNDISLDNDYSQMLGYTQEELESYFKEYIKETAEKLKITEKELLQEMKKYYNGFSFDGEHFVYNPFSILKFFQKKEFQNYWFESGSPSFIYEYIKGKKVTYEELTKYPVSAMDFSTREIEDAKANIFFAQAGYLTFKGIKRYGLRKKYILDYPNIEVKNSFSELILEANYGLEEIEEIENKIYEKIETNEIEEIIEEIKRIISAIPYNLHQKRESYYHSLIYTILASAGLNVTAEELTNLGRSDLVLEHNDKIYLFEIKLDKSAKEAIEQIKEKKYYEKYMSKNNEKEIYIIGINIDSEKRNIDKYIIEKI
- a CDS encoding GAF domain-containing protein; translation: MVKIINRKFINIFSKVFEMISEKEYNEFLDMKNIFEYILISIMDFDSRLTTGSVILRDDDGYFRYVAVKGHNMNILKDIRFKKNHIFEEKFHGAHIITSRIERETTEQLDLLVKGGNLLRLKSYLSVPILVKNEVVGFLNIDNYSEKNIFIDGEIINIAKLFAKFMGHIYENIKDKRNLKIKEKLLNNSKISNGILYNKTFLLKSLEDFFEKYEEFIFVMITIKNKLDEKSLESIFHRINKLFEEDIVAYEDNTFYILSEYISDYFFKTELKEELEKPIFWNTEIYPKFEYNFYNIPEDLKNIEELKELI